In a single window of the Pseudomonas sp. B21-015 genome:
- the cls gene encoding cardiolipin synthase, translating to MDYFGPHVFGYLIALLHTLGLIAAIHAVLTVRTAQGSIAWALSLLFIPYLTLIPYLVFGRSTFDGYIKARRQANEEMRKAISELNWRPWVEEALAARASSAYASLRAMPQLGRMPCLANNDVRLLIDGQATFDAIFDAISNAREAVLIQFFIIHDDRLGQRLHTLLTKKAAEGVAIYLLYDRIGSHSLPHSYVQTLRDAGIEVKAFATRSGWLNRFQVNFRNHRKIVVVDGIVGFVGGLNVGDEYMGEKPPLAPWRDTHVQVRGPVVASMQESFAEDWFWAARSLPPLILPDVYPDDGVLCQLLASGPADSYETCSLFFVEAIHAATERVWITSPYFIPDEAVFAALRLAVLRGVDVRILLPSRPDHRIVYAASSLYAFEAVRAGVRVFRYQPGFLHQKVVLIDDEISAIGSANMDNRSFRLNFEVMLLTVDSGFAAEVEQMLNNDFAQAHEIAKEEGRETRRLQQVGMRIARLISPIL from the coding sequence ATGGATTATTTCGGACCGCATGTTTTCGGTTATCTGATCGCACTGTTGCACACACTGGGCTTGATCGCCGCCATCCATGCCGTATTGACCGTTCGGACCGCCCAAGGCTCGATCGCCTGGGCTCTGTCACTGCTGTTCATTCCCTACCTCACGCTTATCCCTTATCTGGTCTTCGGCCGCAGTACCTTCGATGGCTATATCAAGGCACGGCGGCAAGCCAACGAGGAAATGCGCAAGGCCATCTCCGAACTGAACTGGCGCCCCTGGGTAGAAGAGGCACTGGCTGCTCGCGCCTCCAGCGCTTACGCGTCTTTGCGGGCGATGCCTCAGCTGGGGCGCATGCCGTGTCTGGCGAATAATGACGTGCGCTTGCTGATCGATGGCCAAGCCACCTTCGATGCGATTTTCGACGCCATCAGCAACGCCAGGGAAGCGGTGCTGATCCAGTTTTTCATCATCCACGACGACCGACTCGGCCAACGCCTGCACACCCTGCTGACAAAGAAAGCAGCCGAGGGCGTGGCGATTTACCTGCTCTACGATCGCATTGGCAGCCACTCCCTGCCCCACAGTTACGTGCAAACGTTGCGCGATGCCGGCATCGAGGTCAAAGCCTTCGCCACCCGCAGCGGCTGGCTCAACCGCTTTCAGGTCAATTTCCGCAACCACCGCAAAATAGTGGTGGTCGACGGGATTGTCGGTTTTGTCGGCGGGCTCAACGTCGGCGACGAATACATGGGCGAGAAACCGCCTCTGGCACCGTGGCGAGATACTCACGTGCAAGTGCGTGGGCCGGTGGTGGCCAGCATGCAGGAGTCCTTTGCCGAAGACTGGTTCTGGGCAGCCCGCTCGCTCCCCCCGCTGATCCTGCCGGACGTTTACCCGGACGACGGCGTGCTCTGCCAGTTGCTGGCCAGCGGTCCGGCGGATTCCTACGAAACCTGTTCGCTGTTCTTCGTCGAAGCCATCCATGCGGCGACGGAGCGAGTGTGGATCACCAGCCCTTACTTCATCCCCGACGAAGCCGTATTCGCTGCGTTGCGACTGGCAGTGTTACGCGGTGTGGATGTACGGATCCTGTTGCCGTCGCGACCGGATCACCGGATCGTCTACGCCGCTTCCAGTCTGTACGCCTTCGAAGCGGTGCGTGCCGGAGTGCGCGTGTTCCGTTACCAACCCGGCTTCCTGCATCAGAAAGTGGTGCTGATCGACGACGAGATCAGCGCCATCGGCAGCGCCAACATGGACAACCGTTCGTTCCGGCTGAATTTCGAAGTGATGTTACTGACGGTCGACAGCGGGTTTGCCGCCGAAGTGGAACAGATGCTCAACAACGACTTCGCCCAGGCTCACGAAATCGCCAAAGAAGAAGGCCGGGAAACCCGCCGCCTGCAACAGGTCGGCATGCGAATCGCCCGGCTTATTTCACCGATTCTCTAG
- the cfaB gene encoding C17 cyclopropane fatty acid synthase CfaB: protein MLAQLPPALQNLQLPLRLRLWDGHEFNLGPTPSVTIVVKDPHMVTQFTHPSLDALGAAFVEGRLELEGSISEVIRVCDEWSQALINEDDDEQPVRSVHDKETDAKAISYHYDLSNAFYQLWLDSDMAYSCAYFETGSETLEQAQQAKFRHLCRKLRLQPGEYLLDIGCGWGGLARYAAREFGAKVFGITLSKEQLDLARERVKAEGLEDQIELQLLDYRDLPQDGRFDKVVSVGMFEHVGHANLAEYCKTLFGAVKEGGLVMNHGITAKHIDGRPVGRGAGEFIEKYVFPNGELPHLSMISAEISDAGLEIVDVESLRLHYARTLDHWSERLEDNLEAAGKLVPEQALRIWRLYLAGCAYAFARGWINLHQILAVKPHPDGSHELPWTRDDIYN from the coding sequence ATGCTCGCGCAACTTCCACCGGCCTTACAGAATCTGCAATTACCGCTTCGCTTGCGGCTCTGGGACGGCCATGAGTTCAATCTGGGGCCGACGCCCAGCGTCACCATTGTGGTCAAGGACCCGCATATGGTTACCCAGTTCACCCATCCAAGCCTCGACGCGTTGGGGGCGGCGTTTGTCGAAGGCAGGCTGGAGCTTGAAGGCTCCATCAGCGAGGTGATTCGTGTCTGCGATGAATGGAGTCAGGCGCTGATCAACGAGGACGACGATGAGCAACCGGTGCGCTCGGTTCACGACAAGGAAACCGACGCCAAAGCCATCTCCTACCACTACGACCTCTCCAACGCGTTTTATCAGCTGTGGCTCGACAGCGACATGGCGTATTCCTGCGCCTACTTCGAGACCGGCAGTGAAACCCTCGAGCAAGCTCAGCAAGCCAAGTTTCGCCACCTGTGCCGCAAGTTGCGGTTGCAGCCAGGCGAGTATCTGCTGGATATCGGTTGCGGCTGGGGCGGGTTGGCGCGGTATGCGGCTCGGGAGTTCGGCGCGAAGGTGTTCGGGATCACGCTCAGTAAAGAGCAATTGGATTTGGCTCGTGAGCGGGTGAAAGCCGAAGGCCTGGAGGATCAGATCGAACTGCAACTGCTCGATTACCGCGATCTGCCTCAGGACGGGCGCTTCGACAAGGTGGTCAGCGTCGGCATGTTCGAACACGTCGGCCACGCGAACCTGGCCGAGTACTGCAAAACCTTGTTCGGCGCGGTGAAAGAGGGCGGCCTGGTGATGAACCACGGGATCACCGCCAAACACATCGACGGTCGTCCGGTTGGGCGCGGTGCCGGTGAGTTCATCGAGAAGTACGTGTTCCCCAACGGCGAGCTGCCGCACCTGTCGATGATCTCGGCCGAGATCAGCGACGCGGGGCTGGAGATCGTCGACGTCGAGAGTTTGCGCCTGCATTACGCGCGGACCCTGGACCACTGGAGCGAACGCCTGGAGGACAATCTGGAAGCGGCCGGCAAACTGGTGCCGGAGCAGGCGCTACGGATCTGGCGGTTGTACCTGGCAGGGTGCGCCTATGCCTTCGCCAGAGGCTGGATCAACCTGCATCAAATCCTCGCGGTGAAACCCCATCCCGATGGCAGCCATGAACTGCCGTGGACTCGCGACGACATCTACAACTAG
- a CDS encoding heavy metal translocating P-type ATPase has product MTAHTAAAPSMLSSAEQRSAARQLTLAMLALGLLALGLIWRWLSPEQTGVSQLLLGFASLLVAVPVMRSAWYSLRYPSLHGITDQLIALAMLGAWATGDLLTAALLPIIMIFGHVLEERSVIGSQEAIHALGKLTRSHARKIQADGSVVEVDNGTLKAGDLVEVRAGDRVPADGRVLSGQASLDTASITGESVPIEAVVGMPVFGGAINLDGLLRIEVTRTGHESTLGKVIALMQSAERSKPPITRLLERYAGSYMVLVLLLAAVTWFVTNDAQAMLAVLVAACPCALVLSAPATAIAGVAVAARHGILIRSSAFLEELADLTSLVVDKTGTLTFGTLRLQSIDSPLEDRSHVLKLAASLGSASSHPVSRALAGLVTQEHFLLLSDIHERQGLGVVAMTEQGEAALGRPELFAQLGIATSTVPEHDGPIAGLALDGEFLAWLLLADSVKPEARFALSELRELGLGRQLLLTGDRQSVAHTLARDVGISDVEAQALPEDKLNRVLKEIGSGFRPMVVGDGINDSLALKAGVVGVAMGAGGADIALASADIVLIGSDLRRLGTCVRLSRQCRQTLQVNVIIGLGWTLAIVAFAAFGWLGAAGAMIAALLHNLSTLLVLGNAGRLLRFQEPLLKLKDEV; this is encoded by the coding sequence ATGACTGCCCATACCGCCGCCGCGCCGAGCATGTTGTCCTCGGCTGAACAACGTAGCGCCGCGCGCCAGTTGACTCTGGCGATGCTTGCACTTGGGTTGCTTGCGCTGGGCCTGATCTGGCGCTGGTTGTCGCCGGAGCAGACCGGGGTCAGCCAATTGCTGCTGGGTTTTGCCTCCTTGCTGGTCGCCGTGCCGGTGATGCGCTCGGCGTGGTACAGCCTGCGTTATCCGAGCCTGCACGGGATCACCGATCAGTTGATCGCCCTGGCCATGCTCGGCGCCTGGGCCACAGGCGATCTGCTCACCGCGGCGCTGCTGCCGATCATCATGATCTTCGGCCATGTGCTGGAGGAGCGCAGTGTGATCGGTTCCCAGGAAGCGATTCATGCCCTCGGCAAACTGACGCGCAGCCATGCGCGCAAGATTCAGGCTGACGGCTCCGTCGTCGAAGTCGACAACGGCACACTCAAGGCCGGCGACCTCGTAGAGGTGCGTGCCGGTGATCGCGTGCCGGCCGATGGCCGGGTATTGTCCGGCCAGGCGAGCCTCGACACCGCATCGATCACCGGTGAGTCGGTGCCAATAGAGGCCGTTGTGGGCATGCCGGTGTTCGGCGGGGCGATCAACCTCGATGGCCTGCTGCGCATTGAAGTGACCCGCACGGGGCACGAATCGACGCTGGGTAAAGTCATCGCGCTGATGCAAAGTGCCGAACGTTCCAAGCCACCCATCACACGTTTGCTCGAACGCTATGCCGGCAGCTACATGGTGCTGGTGTTGCTGCTGGCTGCCGTGACCTGGTTCGTCACCAACGATGCCCAGGCGATGCTCGCGGTGTTGGTGGCCGCTTGTCCTTGCGCGCTGGTGTTATCGGCGCCGGCCACGGCCATTGCCGGGGTGGCGGTGGCGGCCCGGCACGGGATTCTGATTCGCAGCTCGGCGTTCCTCGAAGAGTTGGCTGACCTGACGTCGTTGGTGGTCGACAAGACCGGAACCCTGACCTTCGGCACCTTGCGTCTGCAATCGATCGACAGTCCGCTGGAGGATCGCAGTCACGTACTGAAACTCGCCGCCAGCCTTGGTTCCGCCAGTAGCCACCCGGTCAGCCGCGCGTTGGCCGGGTTGGTCACGCAGGAACACTTTCTGCTGCTCTCCGACATTCATGAGCGTCAGGGGCTGGGCGTCGTGGCGATGACCGAGCAGGGCGAGGCGGCCCTCGGTCGTCCGGAGCTGTTCGCGCAATTGGGCATCGCCACTTCAACTGTTCCCGAACACGATGGCCCGATTGCCGGGCTGGCACTCGACGGCGAATTTCTCGCCTGGCTGTTGCTCGCCGACAGCGTCAAACCCGAGGCGCGGTTTGCCCTGAGCGAGTTGCGAGAACTGGGCCTGGGTCGTCAGTTGTTGCTCACCGGGGATCGACAAAGCGTGGCACACACGCTGGCCCGGGATGTGGGGATCAGTGATGTCGAAGCCCAGGCCTTGCCCGAGGACAAACTCAATCGCGTGTTGAAAGAGATCGGCAGCGGTTTCCGGCCGATGGTCGTGGGAGACGGCATCAACGATTCCCTGGCGCTCAAGGCCGGTGTGGTCGGCGTGGCGATGGGGGCGGGCGGCGCGGACATCGCGCTGGCTTCGGCCGATATCGTACTGATCGGCAGCGACCTGCGCCGGCTCGGAACCTGCGTGCGCTTGAGTCGCCAATGTCGGCAAACCTTGCAGGTGAACGTGATTATCGGTCTGGGCTGGACGCTGGCCATCGTCGCGTTCGCCGCATTTGGCTGGCTCGGCGCGGCAGGGGCGATGATTGCTGCCCTGTTGCATAACTTGAGCACGCTATTAGTGCTCGGTAATGCCGGGCGTTTGCTACGCTTTCAGGAACCCCTACTCAAGCTTAAGGATGAGGTGTGA
- the hflK gene encoding protease modulator HflK: protein MSLVPRGTNELSSSWIQAGRLAFLALYAVTVLAALAWAFSNVRQIDPQNRAVVLHFGALDRIQNAGLLLAWPRPFEQVILLPAADRVIERRVENLLRTDAALQADRVASFATPISDALAGSGYLLTGDAGVVQLDVRVFYKVTEPYAFVLQGEHVLPALDRLVTRSAVALTAARDLDTILVARPELIGTDNQAAERRERLRGDMVRGINQRLAELTATGQGLGIEVARVDVQSSLPGPAVSAFNAVLTASQQADKAVANARTEAEKLTQSANEQADRTLQVAHAQASERLAKASADTATVLSLAKTQQQGTDPQMLLRIYRERMPKILGQAGSVTTVDPKDDSRLIIQGAAQ, encoded by the coding sequence ATGAGTTTGGTTCCACGTGGAACAAATGAGTTGAGCAGCTCCTGGATTCAGGCCGGGCGCTTGGCTTTTCTGGCGCTTTACGCCGTGACTGTGCTGGCTGCGTTGGCATGGGCATTTTCCAATGTGCGGCAAATCGACCCGCAAAATCGTGCCGTGGTGTTGCACTTCGGCGCGCTGGATCGCATTCAAAATGCCGGGTTGCTGTTGGCATGGCCGCGCCCGTTTGAGCAGGTGATCTTGTTGCCGGCAGCGGATCGAGTGATTGAGCGTCGGGTGGAAAATCTTCTACGCACCGATGCCGCGTTGCAGGCTGATCGAGTGGCGAGCTTCGCCACGCCCATCAGCGATGCACTCGCTGGCTCCGGTTATCTGCTGACCGGGGATGCGGGCGTGGTGCAGCTGGATGTGCGGGTGTTCTACAAAGTCACCGAACCCTATGCCTTCGTTCTTCAGGGCGAGCATGTGCTGCCGGCGCTGGATCGGCTGGTCACGCGCAGTGCCGTGGCGCTCACCGCTGCGCGAGATCTGGACACCATTCTGGTGGCTCGACCAGAACTGATCGGCACCGACAATCAGGCCGCCGAACGTCGCGAACGCCTACGTGGCGACATGGTGCGAGGCATCAATCAACGCCTGGCCGAACTGACGGCGACCGGGCAGGGCTTGGGTATCGAAGTGGCGCGGGTCGATGTGCAGTCGAGTTTGCCCGGCCCGGCGGTGAGCGCTTTCAACGCCGTGTTAACCGCCAGCCAGCAGGCCGACAAAGCCGTGGCCAACGCGCGCACGGAAGCCGAGAAACTGACTCAGAGTGCCAACGAACAAGCCGACCGCACGCTGCAAGTGGCTCATGCCCAGGCCAGCGAACGATTGGCAAAAGCCTCTGCCGACACCGCCACGGTACTGAGTTTGGCCAAGACGCAACAGCAGGGCACCGACCCGCAGATGCTGCTGCGTATTTACCGTGAGCGGATGCCGAAGATTCTCGGGCAGGCCGGCTCGGTGACGACGGTCGATCCGAAAGACGATTCGCGCCTGATCATCCAGGGAGCTGCGCAATGA
- the hflC gene encoding protease modulator HflC, translating to MSQSTPTHDHDDHAGHDHGHGGHHHGHHHHHHGDPHEAGPFPWRRMGWAALLVAFAIAAASLVQVRSGEATVITRFGNPSRVLLEPGLGWRWPAPFEAAIPVDLRLRTTSSGLQDVGTRDGLRIIVQAYVAWQVQGDPDNVQRFMRAVQNQPDEAARQIRTFVGSALETTASSFDLANLVNTDANQVHIADFEAQLRQQIDQQLLTTYGVRVLQVGIERLTLPSVTLTATVDRMRAERETIATERTAIGKREAAQIRSAAERDARIVQADATVKAADIEAQSRVEAAQIYGRAYAGSPQLYNLLRSLDTLGTIVTPGTKLILRTDAAPFRVLVDGPPTLDNKSGSQP from the coding sequence TTGAGCCAGTCGACGCCTACTCACGATCACGATGACCACGCCGGCCACGATCACGGCCATGGCGGGCATCACCACGGTCATCATCACCACCACCACGGTGATCCACACGAAGCTGGCCCATTCCCGTGGCGGCGGATGGGCTGGGCAGCGCTGCTGGTGGCGTTTGCCATTGCGGCGGCGAGCCTGGTGCAAGTGCGCTCGGGAGAGGCCACGGTGATTACGCGCTTCGGCAATCCATCGCGGGTGTTGCTGGAGCCGGGTCTTGGCTGGCGCTGGCCAGCACCGTTCGAGGCGGCGATCCCGGTGGATCTGCGGCTGCGTACCACCTCCAGCGGTTTGCAGGATGTGGGCACGCGCGATGGTCTGCGCATCATCGTGCAAGCCTACGTGGCCTGGCAGGTGCAGGGTGATCCGGACAACGTGCAACGCTTCATGCGCGCCGTACAGAACCAGCCGGACGAAGCGGCGCGGCAGATTCGTACCTTTGTCGGCTCGGCGCTGGAAACCACCGCCAGCAGTTTCGATCTGGCCAATCTGGTGAACACCGACGCCAACCAAGTGCACATCGCCGACTTCGAAGCACAGCTGCGTCAGCAGATCGATCAGCAGTTGCTCACCACCTATGGCGTGCGAGTGTTGCAAGTCGGCATTGAGCGTTTGACCCTGCCGTCGGTGACACTCACCGCGACCGTCGATCGTATGCGCGCCGAGCGTGAAACAATCGCCACTGAACGCACGGCCATTGGTAAACGGGAAGCCGCGCAAATTCGCTCCGCGGCCGAGCGTGATGCGCGAATCGTGCAAGCCGATGCGACGGTGAAAGCCGCGGACATCGAAGCCCAATCCCGCGTCGAAGCCGCGCAGATTTACGGCCGGGCCTACGCCGGTTCACCGCAGCTCTACAATTTGCTGCGGTCCCTCGACACCTTGGGCACCATCGTCACGCCGGGCACTAAATTGATTTTACGTACCGATGCCGCGCCGTTCCGGGTATTGGTTGACGGCCCGCCGACCCTCGATAACAAGTCCGGGTCGCAGCCATGA